A region from the Misgurnus anguillicaudatus chromosome 7, ASM2758022v2, whole genome shotgun sequence genome encodes:
- the LOC129418242 gene encoding protein FAM181A-like produces the protein MDEMANSDSEVKTLLNFVNLASSDIKAALDRSAPCRRSVDHRKYLQKQLKRFSQKYAKIPRCHSHRTSEPLKISQEKSAACGHEETRSRDVRSLTDRRDSSFEEKHLNLDLNTTSEDEPRSGHVPMRNRQLPASFWKEPHCSSGSREQWEHFLKNNTNGTVHSRSPVQNGERIKMIYQDLKPDLLLSSDVEPLRTVVCACCALEYRGHHARFLAPHADAPFIRNKTSETNIEISHNFLDGLHSNTTHVVVKPIPTKPAVSSSIFSVFGFI, from the coding sequence ATGGATGAGATGGCAAACTCTGACAGCGAGGTCAAAACGCTTCTGAACTTCGTCAATTTGGCATCAAGCGACATCAAGGCAGCGCTCGACAGATCGGCACCCTGCAGACGCTCCGTGGACCACCGGAAATACCTGCAGAAACAACTCAAGCGATTCTCACAGAAATACGCCAAAATACCACGCTGTCATTCACACAGAACGAGCGAGCCGTTGAAAATATCCCAGGAGAAATCTGCTGCGTGCGGACACGAGGAAACTCGATCCAGGGATGTGCGAAGCTTGACTGACAGAAGAGATTCGAGTTTTGAGGAAAAACATCTGAACCTGGATTTGAATACGACCTCTGAGGATGAACCGCGATCGGGTCACGTGCCCATGCGCAACAGGCAGCTGCCGGCGTCTTTCTGGAAGGAACCGCATTGCTCCTCGGGCAGCCGAGAACAATGGGAGCATTTCCTTAAAAATAATACCAATGGGACTGTACACAGCAGATCTCCGGTACAGAACGGCGAGagaataaaaatgatttatcaAGACTTAAAACCAGACCTGTTGTTGTCCAGTGATGTGGAGCCGCTGAGGACTGTGGTGTGCGCGTGCTGTGCGCTTGAGTACCGAGGGCATCACGCACGCTTTCTCGCGCCTCACGCTGACGCGCCGTTCATCAGGAACAAAACTTCAGAGACAAATATCGAAATATCTCACAACTTTCTCGATGGACTTCACAGCAACACCACACACGTGGTCGTCAAGCCGATTCCCACTAAGCCAGCTGTTTCCTCTTCCATTTTCAGTGTGTTTGGCTTTATTTAG